In Helianthus annuus cultivar XRQ/B chromosome 8, HanXRQr2.0-SUNRISE, whole genome shotgun sequence, a single genomic region encodes these proteins:
- the LOC110869423 gene encoding N66 matrix protein-like: protein MVTPEFKCVERFIWGLAPQIMSMVTTSKPETITEAIDLSISLTEEANRLNKFSNGDQKKKETRVESSGAGRGNNGHRGFGNNNRGGNGNGNRNGGNGNRGNVGNQTGNRGANNAQGGNRNGRGPGCFNCVDVGQFKRECQN from the exons ATGGTCACGCCCGAATTCAAGTGCGTGGAACGCTTCATCTGGGGGTTAGCACCTCAGATTATGAGCATGGTTACAACGTCAAAACCGGAAACCATTACTGAAGCCATCGATCTGAGCATATCATTGACTGAAGAAGCCAACAGGCTAAACAAGTTTTCTAATGGTGATCAGAAAAAGAAGGAGACTCgtgtggagtcgtctg GTGCTGGTCGTGGAAACAATGGTCATAGGGGTTTTGGTAACAACAATCGCGGTGGGAACGGAAATGGGAACCGCAATGGTGGAAACGGTAATCGAGGAAATGTTGGAAACCAAACTGGGAATCGGGGAGCAAACAATGCTCAAGGTGGTAATAGGAATGGCCGAGGGccaggatgcttcaactgtgtAGACGTCGGGCAATTTAAGAGGGAATGCCAAAACTGA